The DNA region TTTAGAATTTGGTATCAGTGGATACATTATTCCTTCCAGTAATGAATATCAAAGTGAATGTGCTCCGAAATATGCTAGAAGATTGGAGTATATTACCGGATTTTCTGGATCATATGGAATAGCCATAATTACATTAAATAAAGCTATATTATTTACTGATGGTAGATATTTAATTCAAGCAAGTAACCAAGTTGATTTGGAGCAATTTCAAATTATAAATATCAAAGATATTTTGACAACAGATTGGTGTAGTATTATTTCAAGTGATACAGATATGATTATAGGTTATGATCCTTATCTTTTAAACTTACACTCAATTACCTACTTTCAGAAGTTAAAATTAAAGACTATATCACCAAATTTAATTGACTTGATCTGGAATAACCAGCCTTCTAAACCATCGACTAATGCTTGGATTTACTCAATAGACTATGCAGGACAAACAATTCAGGATAAAATTTCTAAGTTATTTATTGAGCTTAAAAATAAAAATGTTGATGGATATTTTATTACTGATTCTACATCAATATGCTGGTTGCTTAATATTAGGGCATATGATACCGAATTTACACCTTTAATGCTATCATACGCTTACCTAGATTGCAAGGATCAATCAGTGTATCTTTTTACAAATTTAGAACGTTTGAATCAATCAGTAAAGCAACACCTTAATCAAGGATATCAAACTATTAAATTATATTCAGAAACTGATATTAATGTTATATTGAAGCATATTACAAATAAAATTCTTGTTAGTGAAAGCTGTCCTATAGGCTTTTTATCACCAATTAAAAATAAGCAAATTGTTAAGCAGCAACATGATTTGTGTTCAACAATGAAAGCTTGTAAAAATCAAGTTGAAATTGCTGCCGCTAAGCAATGCCATATCAATGATGCAGTAGCAGTATGCGAATTTTTTGCTTGGTTAGATGATATAGTTACTCAACATAAGCTTGAATCAATAAATATTACTGAATATAGTTTAAGCGAAATGCTTACTAGCTTTCGTAAAAAACAGCCAAATTATATTTGTAATAGCTTTGATAGCATATGTGGCTTTAATGAAAATAGTGCTATTATACATTATCAACCAACAAATCAATCTGCAAAGTTAATCAAAGGTGATGGAATTCTATTAGTAGATTCTGGAGGACAATATCTCGGTGGTACTACTGATATTACTCGTACAATAGTAATTGGACAAGCAACTCCGTTACAAAAGGAGAGATATACTTTGATTCTAAAAGGACATATATCTTTACTAAACAGTGTTTTCCCTTGTGGAACAGTAGGAAGTAATCTAGATGTTATTGCTAGAAGAAATTTATGGCATCATGGCCTTGATTATCCTCATGGTACTGGACATGGAGTTAGTAATTGTCTTAGTGTTCACGAAGGTCCTCAATCTATTGGGCAATATAATAACGATGTAGCATTAGCTGAAGGTATGATACTTTCAAATGAACCAGGGTACTATGAAGAAGGTAAGTATGGTATTAGAATAGAAAATCTTATGTTTGTTAAAAATTCAAAATATGAAGGATTTTTAGAATTTGAGACTTTAACGCTTGTTCCATATTGTAGTGATCTTATTTTAACCTCACTACTAACTAACGAAGAAAAAGAATATATTCATCATTATTGTCAAAGAATAAACGATCAAGTGAAGCTACTTCTTAGTGATAAAGCAAAACTTTGGATTGAAAAGCACATAAGTATGAATATTTGAAAATCATGGTTTAACTAAATATTAGGCAGTGTTAACAAACATCTAACCTTATAATAAAAGCATAAGTTGGATAAATTGATACATCATAGAGTAGCAAGAAAGAGGAATGATTTTGTCTTTTTCAGTTGAATGCTGAAAATTTTTAGGATAATGGAAAGTATGAAGTGAGAATGTTGAGTTATAAAGAAAATTTAAATAAAATGGAATAACCTAACATGAAAAAATGCATTGTAAACATCAATTTAGGATAAGGAGTCAGGAGAAGAAGAAGAGATAAGATGGGGATTAAGTTTAGAGATAGAATAACTAGCAAGAGAAGCAATTATATGAACAAAGAAATTAAGAGGAGAACGGTGTCTAGTATGCTCTAAAAGCATATGTTTTTTTAGTACATTAAAGACAGATTCAATTAAAGAACGTTTATTTAATAACCGATTATCTTGTATATCCAATAAATATGTTTTCATATTTTTACGAAGATTAGTAAATAAACGTAAACCATTGGTCAGCAGTTGATGAAATAACTCTTTAGATATGTAAGCTTTATCACCAAACAATTTACCAGATAAGCATTTAGAAAAAACTGAAGATACAGATAGGTCGCTTTTATTGCCTTTAGTAATTTTAACTGACATTATTTTGCCTTTATTATTGAAGGTAACAAAGCATCAATTTTTGTTACAGGTGGCCTAGTATCAGTTTTCAATGGTGATAGCGATACTGGTATAGACTTAGGAGTTGGTATAACAATAAACTTATCAAGAGATACATAGTTAGACATTGAATGTAGCACAATGGCTAACTATATACACTTCCTATTCATATACGGTTTGAATGGCGAGTTCGTCTTTAATTGCTAAGCTCAGGTCAAATAGTTAGGTTGAATAGTTAGTAATGATTAGCTCATTAACAGGATTGCGTTGTTCATTGATTGAGTATATGACTGTAACGGTATTGATATTAAAATCTTTGTATAAGTCTCTAATAAAGGTAGTGTTATTGTTAGAAATCATAATCTTAACACCTTTATTTGTTAATTCTTGGACAAAATCCCGTAATCTAATTTGATCTTTTTCATCAAATGGAAGTCTAGTATAGAACAGTTCTCCAGATTTATGGTAAGGAGGATCAAAATAAACGAAGTCATTTTGTTGAGGCTCTATAAATGAAAAATCAGTAGCATATTGATACGCCATGTAAAAGGTTGCTACATTGATTTATTCTAGATGCAATATGGAGTTTAATGTAGCATTCACCAGAAAATGTTTGAGCAGATTGTCCATTTTTGTAGACTCTATAAATTCCTCTAAAAGAATATTTATTAAGATATATAAATTTTGCGGTAATCTCATTCGGATTATTACTATATTTGTTTTTAACTTTATAATAATAATCCTTCGAATGATTTTTGTGATATAGATTTAGTAATCTATTGACCTCATTAGGATTATTTTTAACAGCATTATAGCTAGTAATTAAATCGAGATTGATGTCAGACAAAAAACATTGTTTAAAAAGATGCCTAACTTGAAAAAATAAAGCACCTCCACCAAGGAATGGTTCATAGTGATTATAGTGTGGACTTTGAGGAAGATGTTCTATTAATTTATTAACAATTCTTCGTTTACTACCAATCCAATGAAGAAAAGGCTTAGACTTATTAGCAACAGCTACTGACACATGAAGTTTAATTAATTGCTGTTAGTTGAATCTCTATTGAGATTATACCAAAAAACAGCTCGTAATACTAGTAATAATAACGCTTACAAGGCTCTTTATGCATATCAGATTCAAAAGATAGAATATTGCAATTTGTAGTGCATAGCGTAGGAGATGGCATTTCAAAAAACAAATTACAAGAGATGAACTCTGAATTAAAAAATCCACACTTAATTAAGCATCAAGCATTAGATTCAGGGTTAGCATTTATCAAACATCTTACATATGAAATGAAAGGAAGCATTAAGATAGACAGTAAAGAAGGACATTATACAAAGTTTTTAGTCAGCATTCCGATACAAACTAGTAATTTAAATTCGTAACATTAGTCAAATGGAGAATATTATGAAAAATAAAAAAAAGAATATCAAGAAAACGAAAGACATTTCTCAAGATGTTTGGACAATTCATCTACCACCTATTCCAGTTAAGTTAGTATCTACAGCTAAGGAAAGAAATATTTATCTTTGTACCGAAAATATGAAGGCAGATAAATATATTGGAATGAAAATAAAGCTACAACAAGCGAAAGATTATCTAGAGGAAGCTGAGTCAATGAAGCAATATTGTATAGATTTGATTCAAAAAATTAAATATACGTTTGATCTTACTACTGCTAAAATCAAAGATCTAGCAGATGATCTACTATGCAGGCAAAGTGATTTCAAAGAAAAAGAATATAAAACTACTAGCGTAGCAAGAATACTTAATTGTGCCGCTAACCTACAAGACTACTGTAACAGGATAGTTTACTCACTTAGAGGCCAAATTAAGCTTCAAAATGTACATTCAAAAAAATTTAGCATACAAAAACTATTGAAGGATACAATTAGCTCGCTGAAAGAAATTGCTGAAGATAGAGAAATATCGATCAGTTACAATGTTCAGGATAACATCAATGATATTGTTATTGGAGATAGTTGTCTATTGCAAACTATACTTAGTCAATTAATAAGTGGAGCTATTAGAGTTAATAAATTCTGTCAGGTTGATGTTATAGTTAGGTTATTTACTTCGCCGTATCGAAAGGCGAATGAAAAAGACAGAATATTAAGATTCATAGTACGTGATAACGGAAAAGGTATTTCACAAGAAAAACTACAAGAAATAAATGCAAAATTTACTGATTTGCATCCAGCATTAGAGTATCCAGAAATATTAAACTCGAGTCTAGAATTTGCAAATTACATTGTTAACAAACTAAGTGGCAAATTAGAAATAAAGAGCGAGGCAAATAAGTTCACAGCTATTACTTGCGATATACCAGTACAACTTAATTAAAAGATATGGAAGCATTTTATGAGTCATACTATAAAATCTGGAGATTTTGGTATTCAGGCAAAAGTAAATGTAATATTAGAGCACTGAAGCCATTCACAGAAAATAAAGGAATAAATCTTAGCTGCAATTTTAAAAATGATATAAAAGATTTAATCATTGTAAATAGTATTCAAATACAGGCAGTACTAACACTATTAATTTGCAATGCTACTAATAGTAAATGCAGCGAAATTAGTGTTGAAGTTGATTTGCTGGCTTCTACAAATCAAAAGACAAATCATAGAATATTACTATTAATTGTTCATGATAATGGAATTGAAATTTCGACAGAACAATGGAATAATATGATGACTGAAAATTAGAATTATTAATGGAGACTGATGAAATAATGTTGGCATTTTTAAATTGTGAACATATCAATAAACTACTTGATAAGCTGGACTTGATTAATCATAGTTTTGATAAACGCATTAATCTTGATAAAGTTAAAAAAGCTATATTTTATGTAAAAACATTGCCTACTAATAAAGCTACAAAGACATATCAAATATAAAGAAGAAAAAATGTTAATTTTTATTAACTTCTATACTTTATAGAACCTACTATTAACTTGTGTTAACTTTTATTAATATTTATAATTAATCTTCAACTTTAACTATAAATATATTTCCAATATTTGTCAATATAACAAAAAAATTAAAGCAAAAGGTTGACAAAAGGTTGACAGAAAATTTAGGAAATTGGGGGCCAGTTTTCAATCTAGAGGTTAATCTAATGATCGAAAAATATATACAATCTAGGATTGATAAGTGATTTTTAAGTTATATGTATTATGAACAAATTAGTATAAAAATTTGCTATCAAATAAAAAGTATAATATAGATCATCTGTTTAATTAAACGTAATACTTTAATAATAAATATTAATATTATGTGGGGTGATTATGACTTCAATATCATCAAAGTTTATAAATCGAGCACTACGTAAAATTAAAATTCCTAAGGGAGAAAAATTATTAATTATCCACGATCCAGATATAATAGGACTTAAACTGAAAATCTCATGTACAGTCTGTGGAGGAATAGTAAGAAAAACATGGATTTTAGAACAAAAATATAAAAACCAGAGTTTAAAAATAAGGATAGTGGAATTTCCATATTTATCTATTAAAGAAGCTAGAAAAATAGCAAGAGAATTAAAGACATTAATGGCGAACGGAATAGATCCAAGAGCAGTAAAACATCAACAACAGATAGAAGAAAATGAGAATCGTATAAAAGAAAGAGAAAGAAAAGCTAACGATATTACATTCAAAGAGCTGTGTTATAAGTATATTGAAGAGTATGCCAAAATATATACTATAAACTGGAAAGAGAATGCTGACAGAGTACATACTTATGCACAAGCATTATATGAAAAAAAGATAAGCAAGATTCGAATGAGTGATATTGAACCAATATTCAATGATATCAGCAAAGAGGGAAAATATGCCACAGCAAATGCATTGCTAGCAACCTTACGCACTATATTTAATAAGGCAATAAAATGGGGATTAATAGAAAACAATCCTACTCTAGGGATAGAGCAGCATAAACTGCAAGCAAGAGAGAGACGTCTAAGTTACGATGAAATGGGTAGATTTTTACAAGTATTATGCGGAGAAGCAAGTCCATTGATAAGAGATTTTGCATTACTAGCGTTATATACTGGAGCTAGAAAAAGTAATGTGTTAGAGATGGAATGGGACAATATAGATTTTGAAAGAAAAATATGGCATATACCAAAAACTAAGAACGGAAAGGCGCAAAATATACCATTAACAGATGAGGCAATGGAAATATTGCAAGCAAGGAAATTAATATCTACAAGTAAATGGGTACTACCAAGTTCTACTAGCGAAAGCGGACACTTATCGCATCCAAATACCGCATGGAAGATAATTTGTGAAAAGGCAAGCATAAAAAATTTCAGAATACACGATCTAAGAAGGACGTTTGCAAGTTGTATGTGGGATGCAGGCGAAAGTCAGAGGACAATTAGTATAGCATTGAATCATATTAATCCAAACTCAACAATACCTTATACTATAGCTTGTATGGAGTTAGTACGAGAGTATATGTCTAAGGCTATACAAATAATTAGTGAATGTGCTAGAAGTTATAATATTTATAATACTATCTGACTGATATAAACGTTGTGGTAAGAATAGTGCGATTTCATGTCGCACATGCATATATGAACACTAATTATTGCAGGTAAAATCTGTGTTTGAAGATATTTAGCTAATTTAAACATTATAGTAGCAGAATGAGAAATCTCATGCTACAATTGAGGCTGAAGGTGATTATACAAAATCAAAAATTATGTTGGGCATTATCGAGGCCGTTGAAGTATATGGGTTTGAGCATTGACGAATGGGGAGTAGTGCTAGCTGGAGTAGCTCCAGGAATTGTACTACTAAACAGCAGGCATGCTAAATTAGGCCTAGCCTTTATGGTTGGAGGAATTGCTCTATGTTATTGCTTTAAGAAAATTAAGAAGGTATCTGAGAATTTTTTGCTAAAAAGTTTTTTAGTAGCTAAAGGTTTATTGCCAGCTCCATTAGGATATCCAAGGCTTTTGGGCAAAAAAGTTGGCAAGTAATGAATCATCTCTTTAAGCAAAATGCTATACAAGAGCTGGTTAAATATAATAAATGCTTACTTTCAGTAACTATATTGCTAGCTGCAGCTAATATAATTGCGATAATGGCTGCAATTACCAAAGAAGAAAAGTGGTTATTAATTCCAGCAATGGAGCCTGATCGTAAAATGATGGTTTCATCAAAAAATTACCATGAAACCTATTTAAAGGAATGGGCAATTTATGTAACGAAACTCTTATTTACTACTTCTCCAAATGAGGTAGAAAGACAAATAGCAGACATGAAAGTTGCATCTAGTAATACTGAATCTTTAAATAAATTTTTTCATGATCACTTGCAATTTGTTAAAGGCTCAAATGTGTCTTCAGTCTTTTTTCCGAAGAAGGTTGAAGTGATAAAGGATGGAGTATTAATTAGTGGAACGCTTCGTTATTGGTTTAGCGATAGTAAACATATAGCTGTCGATAAGACTTACCTTTTGACTTACAAGCGAAGTCCTAATTACCTTTTGTTGTTAACTGGCGTTAAAGAGAATGGAATAAAAAAATGAGTATTAGAATTTTGAGGTTTATGATAGGGTTTATTGCTTTAGTCAAGTTTAGTGATGTATATGCGGTAGAATATGAGTTAGAAGTTGATAATTTGCTGAAGCTTGAGATTTCTGATAGTGGGCCAACAAGAATTAATCTTAAAGATGAAAAAATCAATGATATTTTTATGTATCCTCAAAATGCAGCCGAAGTTGTAGTTCATGAGTCTGGATGTTTGTTTATTGCTCCACGAGAAGAAGAAAAGAAGCTTTATTTAACAGTAATAGGAGAACACAAAACAATTCAAGATTTAATGTTAACTTTTACTCCAAAAACTCCAAGCCATGTAACGCTTATTAATGCTGCTACAGAAGAAGCTGAAAAGGATAATTCAAAAGGAAAAATAAAATTAGCTTAAAATGCTAGTTTTTACTTTAAAGCTTGTTAAGCTCAGCATCAAGCATATTAAAACTGCTTCAAAGTAAAATTTCATTATGGAGATATTATTGAAAACAAGGCGGAAGGCTGGTTGATAGGTGAAGATGGACGTTCTGGAATTAAAGGAATCGTGGTAGATAAATCGTCTAACATAGCAAGCATGGCTGCATTAAATGGAGTATTTAGCAATATTGCTAAGTTTCTACAAGCTAAGGCTATTAAACCTGATATGCTACCAACTTTAAACCTAGTAGCTGGAGGTCATCAACAACAAGAGTTTCAGATTGGAGATGCGCTTCAGTCTGGAGCTTACTCTGGAGCTAGTAATGCTTTTGATAAGCTAGCTGATTTTGCTATAAAACAAGCTGATTCTATGAGCCCAGTCGTTCTTATTGCGTCAGGTAGAGTCATCGATGTTGTATTTAAAAAAGGTTTTGACTTACGTGAGCACAAGAAGAAGCCACATAATTTAACTTATTCACAATCAACTAACAATGAAAAAGTTAATTTGCATAATAAATTCGACCAATCACAAAAGTTAGAGGAGCATTTATAATGAAGTTTTTATTATTGCTATTGGGCTGTATGAGCCTAACAAGCTTCTTTTTCGAAAGTAATTTTGATTGTAAAATTCCTAAAGGGCAAAAATGTAAGTCTTTATATGAAATAAAGAAAATGGCTGCTCAAGGAGTTTTTGACCCTGATAATGTTGAGAAAGTTGAAACATCAAAAATTAAATCAAAAAGGCGTTGTGTTCTATACTGTAAGCGATCTAAAGCAGTTCAAGGTGTAGCTGTTGTTAACACTTCACCTAAAAAACCAAAAATGAGTGATATTGCAACTTAAAAATGATTTATGTGATAATATAGGTTAAATTACTATATCTCTGTACTTTACAAACACTTCAATGCCTGATACTAATGCTTCTGGTAGACTTATATGTCTTTGTCCTAAGCCAGGGATTCCAATACCTGTACCTGGTATATTCCGGTAGGATTTTGGGAGCCAGTACGCCTTGTAGATGTTACAAAGTCGCCAATGTGTATGGTAAGTCTTGGAGGTTTGTCATTTGGAAGTGCTACTCAAAAAGGCATGAAAGATGAGGCTGAAGGAAGTGCTTTTTATCACATTCATTGGTATGTCTATCCTGTGATTTATTGGCTGGAAATTTTGCTTGATTTTATTTGTCTGGAAATGGCTGCAGTCGATATAGCATATTTAACAGAGTTTGATCCATTATGGAGTGATGACGCTAAATCTGCGATTTTAAATCCAGAAACGCTGTTGTTTCAAAATGTAGCTGCTTATCAAGCATGTATAGCTGATTGCATGAGTTGCAGCGCTGGTTTATTAGCAAGTGATTATGCTTTTTGGTGTGCTGAATGTCAAGGAATGCTTTACCCTTTTACTGGAACAGCTGCGGCGCATAATGGTGGAGTTGGAACATCTGTATTAATGGTAAGTAAGTTTATGGCTAGAATGCATAGGCAACTGATGTTATGGGGATATTATGGTTATAAAGGCTTATGTGGCAAGTATCCCATGCCTATTATGAAGAAAAGTCAGTATCGACTACAAATGACTTATCCGATTCCAGAAACCAGATCCTGCAAGAGCATAGGCCAAACAGAAGCTACATGGCAGGCTGGAAGAGAATTTCCAGTTAATGGTGAAGATTTTGGTTACTTGATTTGGCGAAAAAGAGATTACTGTTTGCTTTGATAAGGGTTAGAGAGGAATATGGTTATACGAGTAATGATGTTGATGGTTTTATTATTTGTTAATAATGCTAATGCTTTTTTTTGGGCCAGCAAAAAACTTTTATTTTTGTCTCATTTTCAATGAGTGATGAGGCTTTAAAAAGCTATTTTGCTGAATCTCAAAAGGCTGGAGCTCAATTGATTATGCGTGGGTTAATTAATAACTCATTTACACAAACAAAGAATAAAACTATGGAGCTTGGTATTAGCTTCGATATAGATCCTAGCTTGTTTGAACAATATAAAATTGATGTTGTTCCTGTGATAGTAATAGATGATGAAAAAAGAGGATTAACCAAGAAATTAACTGGCCATATTCCTTTAGCAATAGCATTAGAAATTATGAATGAGAATACTCAATGAGATTATTATCTATATTAACTTTTTGATAGTGCTCAATATTAGCTGTTGTTTAGCTTCAATGCAAAGCAGTTATAATGAAGCTAGCAACTATAATGTAAATCTTGGAAATTCTTCAAATACACAAGAATTATTTCATCAAGGTAGTAATGTCAATTATCCTAACAATGATGAGGATTTAACCTACCATGGCCGTAATCAGCTTGGTACAGAAAGTGGGGCAATGTTATTTCAAGCTGAAAACAGTAAAAACAATGCCTTAACTCAACATAATATCAACGATCAAAATTATATGATAGCTAATTCAATGAGAATTGAATCTGATCCTTTAAGTGCCCTTGATAGCAGTAACTTCGTAACTCAGACAAGTAAAACTAATACTGAAATTATTCAAAGTTGTAATGAAGGTAGTAATTTTAACATTGAACTTATTCGAGAATTAAATGTTGAGTGCAGATTAGAGAATGTATGGCTTTCTTGGCAAAACCGGCAAATGGAATTTGCAACAGAAGAAATAGTAGAGAATCATAGTAATTGGCTTAATGGTCGTGCAGATTTCCATGACGTAGATAAAAATAATGAAAAAATATACAAGTTAGCAGGTGATAGCCAAATGGCTGCAAGACGAATGAGGAGTGCTGTTGCTGATAGGCTTGGCGTATCTATAGAGCATATTGGAACAAAGTTTATATTATATCAAAAAGAGGTAAAATATGTATACTTCGCTATGACTACAGAGATAAGACTCAAGAACTAAGGGAAGTAGCAGAATATTGGCAAGTTGTAAAGCCTGAACTTGAACAATTAATAGAAAGTAATGAATGCTATGAGGTGAATAGACTCAACTATGAGAGTGGTGATAGAGTATTTTTTGACAAGTTTAGAGTCAATCGTTCATATTGGAAACAAAAGATTGTTTTTTCTTGTACTAGCGATCCAAAAGATGGTTGCAAACACCTTAAAATTCAAAATTGTGAATTAAAAACAGCACTTGCCAAAAATCAGTAGCAAATATTTGTTTACTATGGCAGCATGACTATAGCTGTTCAACTGATGAGCAAACAATGCTACACTCATCATTGCGTAATAACTCAATTTTTTGTTTAGGAGGTAATTGCAACACTCCGACTATTATACCAAACAGAGATATAGCTAAGGTAGCTCATCTAGCGATGCTAAATCAGATGAGCAAGGACATTAAAACAAATCCCGTTTCTGTATTTTCAGGTAAACATCGAAAATGCAAAAAAGATGTATTTAGTTTTTTGAATTGCTGCTCTTCAATGACTGGCTGGGGGCGTGATATAGGCTTATCGCAATGCAAATCTAAGGAACAAGAATTAGCTCTATATAGAAAAAAAGGTTACTGCTATTACATTGGAACCTATTGTTCTTCAAGAATTCCGATATTGGGTATTTGCCTAGCTAGAAAGTCTACTTATTGCTGCTTTCAGTCAAAACTTGCAAGAATTTTTCAGGAAGAAGCAAGAAAGCAGCTAAAAATAGACTTCGGTACACCTGAATGTCCAAAGTGTAGAGGCCTTACTGTTGAAGAGTTACAAAAAGTTGATTTCACTAAAATCAATATGGATGAACTATTTGGAGATATACTCACTAAGGCTCAAAACAGCATGAACAAAGACATTATTGCAGGAATCAAAGATAAAGTTCATCGTATGCAACAAACTTAGTCTAAATGAGCAGATTATTAATGTTTATGATATTAATTAGTCATTTATCCACTGTTGATGCTTCACCAACAAGATTTTTATGGTACAATGATAAACATGGTCATGAGCTTGATGACTCTGCTGCTAATTCTAAGTTGATGAGTAGGCCTCATGACCAGAGAATCGAGGAATTAAAGGAGCGATTTAATCGAGCTTAGCGTATAGCGCTGGATAATCCAACGCTCGAAAATGTGATTACAGCTCAAAGATTGCAGAAGCAAATCATGGAGAAGGCTCATAAGTTTGCTACTATGTGGCAACTAGCTACTCTACTTGATTACCAACTGATTAATGCTAATGAGCCTGCTAATAGCTTACATAGAAAGCTATATCAAGAAAAATCAGAGCAAAAAAATGATTTCAAACTCAAAAACATTGCTAAAAACTGGGGATTGATTTTGCAAGTTAAACAAGATTGCTTGCTCTGTAAGGCCTTTATGCCTATTGTTCAGTGCTTTGCTAATAAATATGCATTTCAGTTGCTAGCTGTCAGTAAGAATAATGAGTTGCTTAATAAACTAAATCCTAAGCATATTGTACCTGTATTATATTCAGTAGCTAGCGATGGTAAAAAAATATATGCAGTAGCTAGAGGCATAATCTCTGAAGATAAAATTATCGACAATATTCTAGCAATCGATAGATATTATCATAAGTTGGAGACTACATGAGCACCAAAATCAGAGTTTATGCCATTACAATGCTATTATTGCTACAAGCTCCAGTATCACTAGCTTGGAATATCGAAAACGTATTTCAAGGAATGAGTATTAATGTCACAAGATCTGGATCATATCAAGATCAAGCGGCTGGATATTATGCGGCTGGCGGATTATCTGCCAGAACAAGCCAAACATCATTTCAGCCATTTGCTATAACTCCACCATCTTTAAACATGAGCTGTAGCAGTATTGATGCCTATCTTGGTAGCTTCTCTGTTATTTCTGGAGAAGAATTAGTTCAATTGATGAAAAACATTGGTTCTCAAGCTAAAGTCTATGCTTTTTCATTAGGATTAAAAACATTTGCTCCACAGATTGAGAACGCTCTCAAGGACTTACGTAATCTAGCAATGGAGATGAATCAATTTGCCAAAGGAGATTGTGAATTAACAAAAGCATTATTTGCTACAGCTTTACCAAAGAACTGGGCTATGAGAGAAGCTGTTTGCCGTGATATACAGTCACAAAGCGGGTTTGATTATTTTGCTGCTGGTAAAAAATGTCGTAATGATTTAGCCCAAAAACAAGCTCTGCGACAAGCACAAAATAAGGATTCAGAGTTATGCTGGATGATTATAACATCTTCACTAAAGCAGCAGCAAAGGTTGGAATACCATCAAATATGCGTGATTCAATCATGTCTATGACTGGCACTATCGTGGTTACAAACAATAATGTGTACTTTTTTGACTCCTTAGCTCAGGATGAAAAAAGTTGGATTAGTCATTTAAAAGGTGGAGAATCAGCTTCAATTTACAGCTGTGATAGTGTTAGTTGCCTGCATCCAAGCCTACAACGAAATATCACAATATCACCAGAGCAGTCTTATGCAGGTAAAGCTAAGCAAAAATTGACTGATCTAAAAAATAAGTTTGATAAGAATTCTGAATATAGCAACTCTGAGATAGCCTTTTTATCTTCGATTGGAGATATATTTCCAATTTATGATTATATCACATTAGAAGCTATTTCTGGAGTCACAATTTTAGAGATCTCATCAGAATTAATAGCTAGCTATACATTAGTTCAGCATTTGAAGGAAGTAATCACCGAAATA from Orientia tsutsugamushi str. Boryong includes:
- the trbC gene encoding type-F conjugative transfer system pilin assembly protein TrbC, producing the protein MGQQKTFIFVSFSMSDEALKSYFAESQKAGAQLIMRGLINNSFTQTKNKTMELGISFDIDPSLFEQYKIDVVPVIVIDDEKRGLTKKLTGHIPLAIALEIMNENTQ